The following coding sequences lie in one Fusarium poae strain DAOMC 252244 chromosome 1, whole genome shotgun sequence genomic window:
- a CDS encoding hypothetical protein (TransMembrane:2 (o20-38i344-366o)) → MAPGSPPPVLPQRRHDLDVAKQQLVCIVTIIATLFVLCPERYQLYRNLAVIPVIAYVTSRTFDLIISLNEKWDRAPAVVKYFVPVQIPEIAPPTEQLCCLVKNQITTAGDKVHQFSLQLRSMVRALLDWILRQTGQGSYNKGSPGSDAKTPKQPKQDRWVAVLVTTPVHEERNPFQIDTDIDSEILEIISWEASELSPNLAIILSTTFKVQLTLCLIPKTIWFSRKTLLEKFTTGLYWSHQPGQSHCQAQQWDEDKIRTISRVQYIGKVDDHKDIVKVNERFDSLRNGWNDVNTYWSDVDYAILFAFLLVGKSSTDVCKKMFDHFANLRVEYAQRNTDLNRSRAGAALLTLLTGGLAAPVTIPMMMGAGDAAMTMSANDRYLWGERMNMCKGLLERYKELEAIIELKDIEINVTKPVTLPPALETSWMTDEAW, encoded by the exons ATGGCCCCCGGCTCGCCCCCACCGGTGCTGCCTCAGCGCCGACACGATTTAGATGTAGCGAAACAGCAGCTGGTCTGCATCGTTACCATCATCGCGACTCTCTTTGTTCTTTGCCCAGAACGGTACCAACTATACCGAAATCTTGCCGTTATCCCTGTTATAGCCTATGTTACCTCCAGAACTTTTGATTTGATCATCTCGTTGAACGAGAAATGGGATAGAGCACCAGCCGTGGTGAAGTACTTTGTTCCCGTCCAGATACCCGAAATCGCACCTCCAACAGAACAGCTTTGTTGTTTGGTGAAGAATCAGATAACAACCGCTGGGGACAAAGTGCACCAGTTCTCATTGCAACTGAGATCTATGGTGCGAGCTTTGTTGGATTGGATCTTGCGTCAAACAGGTCAAG GATCATACAACAAAGGTTCGCCTGGTTCCGATGCCAAAACACCTAAACAACCAAAGCAAGACAGATGGGTAGCAGTCCTCGTTACAACTCCCGTTCATGAGGAGCGGAACCCTTTTCAGATCGACACGGATATCGACAGCGAAATTCTGGAAATCATCTCTTGGGAAGCCAGTGAATTGTCACCAAATTTGGCAATTATTCTGTCAACGACTTTCAAGGTCCAATTAACACTCTGTCTCATTCCCAAGACTATCTGGTTTTCTCGCAAGACCCTTCTGGAGAAATTCACGACGGGTCTTTACTGGAGTCACCAGCCAGGGCAATCACACTGTCAAGCACAACAATGGGATGAAGATAAGATACGGACTATCTCAAGAGTACAGTATATTGGCAAGGTGGATGATCACAAGGACATTGTCAAAGTCAACGAGC GCTTTGACTCCCTTCGAAATGGATGGAATGATGTCAACACCTACTGGAGCGACGTCGACTATGCTATTTTATTCGCCTTCCTTCTTGTCGGAAAATCGTCAACGGATGTTTGTAAGAAGATGTTTGATCACTTTGCCAACCTTCGAGTCGAATATGCTCAACGTAACACCGATCTGAATCGCTCTCGCGCTGGCGCCGCCCTTTTGACGTTGCTGACAGGTGGCTTGGCTGCCCCCGTCACGATCCCGATGATGATGGGAGCTGGCGACGCTGCAATGACCATGTCAGCGAATGATCGTTACTTGTGGGGAGAAAGAATGAACATGTGCAAAGGACTCTTGGAGCGCTACAAAGAACTGGAAGCGATCATTGAGTTGAAGGATATAGAGATAAATGTTACGAAGCCAGTAACCTTACCCCCAGCTTTAGAGACGAGCTGGATGACTGATGAGGCTTGGTAA
- a CDS encoding hypothetical protein (SECRETED:SignalP(1-20)~CAZy:GH18): MHISAFLGLGAAALSTAAESRNVIYYDQWHTKDLPPKDITSGVTHVMMSFANSSLFTTEPAGKYEPFQPLETVRGLFDHDVKLCLAVGGWGDNAGFDEGAKSDRSRERFARNVASTLDRLGFDCVDIDWEYPGGNGQDYKQVPNSKKTYEIKAFPKLLKEIKKFIGEKELSIAVPGLERDMIAYIPSETPLINQSVDFVNVMTYDLMNRRDNYTTHHVSIQGAARAIDKYISLGFPPSKLVLGIPFYAKYFTTKKGYTCTEPIGCPTELLENPEDGSDTGKSGSMTFEAANFAAPPTNLTTSTDATCGAGTFFKCAEGSCCAGSGWCGSTPAHCGVGCQSAYGKCDGVDINNSFHKALKNGRTDTINGGQWYWDAETRIFWSWDTPELIAQKIAFMAQTRGVKSVMAWALALDSNDWSHLKAMQQGFQDVNA; the protein is encoded by the exons ATGCATATCTCTGCATTCCTTGGCCTCGGTGCCGCTGCTCTTTCCACTGCAGCCGAATCGCGAAACGTGATATACTATGACCA ATGGCACACAAAAGATCTTCCCCCCAAGGACATCACCAGTGGCGTCACCCACGTCATGATGTCTTTCGCCAACTCCTCCCTCTTCACCACCGAGCCTGCTGGAAAGTACGAGCCCTTCCAGCCCCTTGAGACTGTGCGTGGCCTCTTCGACCACGATGTTAAACTGTGCCTTGCTGTTGGTGGCTGGGGCGACAACGCTGGGTTTGACGAGGGTGCCAAGTCCGATCGTAGTCGCGAGAGGTTCGCCAGAAATGTCGCTTCCACTCTTGACCGACTTGGCTTTGACTGTGTTG ATATCGACTGGGAGTACCCTGGTGGTAACGGACAGGACTACAAGCAAGTCCCCAACTCCAAGAAGACCTACGAGATCAAGGCTTTCCCCAAGCTTCTgaaggagatcaagaagtTTATCGGAGAGAAGGAACTTTCTATTGCTGTTCCCGGTCTTGAGCGTGACATGATTGCTTATATTCCTTCCGAGACTCCTCTCATCAACCAATCCGTCGACTTTGTCAAC GTTATGACATACGACCTCATGAACCGCCGTGACAACTACACTACCCACCATGTCTCCATCCAAGGCGCTGCCCGTGCCATAGACAAGTACATTTCTCTTGGCTTCCCCCCCTCCAAGCTTGTCCTTGGTATTCCATTCTACGCCAAATACTTCACCACCAAGAAGGGCTACACCTGCACTGAGCCTATTGGCTGCCCTACCGAACTTCTTGAGAACCCCGAGGACGGAAGCGACACCGGAAAGTCTGGTTCCATGACCTTTGAGGCTGCCAACTTTGCTGCTCCTCCCACTAACCTAACTACTTCAACTGATGCTACCTGCGGTGCCGGTACCTTTTTCAAGTGTGCTGAAGGTTCCTGCTGTGCTGGCTCTGGCTGGTG TGGCTCTACTCCCGCTCATTGCGGTGTTGGTTGCCAATCCGCCTACGGCAAGTGTGACGGCGTCGATATCAACAACTCATTCCACAAGGCTCTCAAGAACGGCCGCACTGACACAATCAACGGAGGTCAGTGGTACTGGGATGCTGAGACCCGTATCTTCTGGAGCTGGGATACTCCTGAGCTCATTGCCCAGAAGATTGCCTTTATGGCACAGACTCGCGGTGTCAAGAGTGTCATGGCTTGGGCTCTTGCTCTTGACAGCAACGACTGGAGCCACCTCAAGGCTATGCAACAGGGATTCCAGGACGTCAACGCTTAA